From a single Loigolactobacillus coryniformis subsp. coryniformis KCTC 3167 = DSM 20001 genomic region:
- a CDS encoding aspartate kinase: MKVAKFGGSSLASSNQLQKVIDIIRGDSKRRAVVVSAPGKRFADDRKVTDLLIDYANVVLKKANPVAIQHAILARYQEIATGFNLPASEFQPIHDHIMQLPDHDYPSADYLLDAFKAAGEDNNAKLIAAILNHLGMPSHYLSPREAGLLVSATPGDAQVLPESYAQLAAFKKSKTLLIIPGFFGYTKDGQICTFSRGGSDITGAIFARAFKAELYENFTDVDAIYAANPNIVAHPAAIEHLTFREMRELSYAGFSVFHDEALIPAIEGGVSVRVKNTNHPLKPGTLISARKIYDPKRPISGIASDTGFLGIYIRKYLMNKQVGFVFKVLQILAEYGISFEHIPSGIDDITIVIRERELTPELEPKVIKAIKEAIHPDDIRVIHHYALVMIVGEGIQDHIGMMAKATNSIAQAGVSIVTLDHGASPVSIMFGVREKDEYNAVRGLYKAFFNTETA; this comes from the coding sequence TTGAAAGTGGCTAAGTTCGGCGGAAGTTCATTAGCTTCCAGCAACCAACTCCAAAAAGTAATTGATATTATTCGCGGTGATAGTAAACGACGTGCAGTCGTCGTCTCTGCTCCAGGTAAACGTTTTGCGGATGACCGTAAAGTGACGGACTTATTGATCGACTACGCTAATGTTGTTTTAAAAAAAGCGAATCCAGTTGCTATTCAACATGCCATTTTGGCACGCTACCAAGAAATCGCCACTGGCTTTAATTTACCAGCAAGTGAATTTCAACCGATCCATGATCATATTATGCAATTACCTGATCACGACTACCCTTCTGCGGACTATCTGCTGGATGCGTTTAAAGCTGCCGGCGAGGATAATAATGCGAAATTGATTGCCGCGATCCTCAATCATCTAGGGATGCCTAGTCATTATCTTAGTCCACGTGAAGCTGGTCTGCTGGTTAGTGCTACTCCAGGAGATGCACAGGTTTTACCTGAAAGTTATGCACAATTAGCTGCTTTTAAAAAGAGCAAAACGTTATTGATTATCCCCGGTTTTTTTGGCTACACTAAGGATGGTCAGATTTGTACTTTCTCACGTGGTGGCTCCGATATTACTGGTGCCATCTTTGCCCGTGCGTTTAAGGCAGAGCTATATGAAAACTTCACCGACGTTGACGCAATTTATGCAGCTAACCCGAATATTGTGGCACATCCAGCGGCAATTGAACATCTAACTTTCCGGGAAATGCGTGAACTATCGTATGCTGGTTTTTCTGTTTTCCATGATGAAGCGTTGATTCCAGCCATCGAAGGCGGTGTTTCTGTTCGCGTTAAAAACACTAACCATCCGTTAAAACCCGGAACATTAATTTCAGCTCGTAAGATCTATGATCCCAAGCGGCCAATTTCCGGTATTGCTAGTGATACCGGCTTTTTAGGAATTTACATTCGCAAGTACTTGATGAATAAACAAGTCGGCTTCGTCTTCAAGGTATTGCAAATTCTCGCCGAATATGGCATCAGTTTTGAGCATATTCCTTCGGGGATCGATGACATCACGATCGTGATCCGTGAACGCGAATTAACACCAGAGCTAGAACCAAAAGTTATCAAAGCAATCAAGGAAGCTATCCACCCTGATGATATTCGCGTGATCCATCATTACGCGCTCGTGATGATCGTTGGTGAGGGTATCCAAGATCACATCGGAATGATGGCTAAAGCCACCAACAGCATTGCCCAGGCTGGGGTTTCAATCGTCACTCTAGATCACGGCGCTTCACCAGTATCAATCATGTTTGGCGTACGCGAAAAAGATGAATATAACGCGGTTCGCGGCCTCTACAAAGCCTTCTTTAACACTGAAACAGCTTAA
- the mraZ gene encoding division/cell wall cluster transcriptional repressor MraZ produces MFMGEFRHSIDQKGRLIIPAKFRDALGAKFIVTRGMDGCLFGYPQAEWQALEEKLRQLPLTKKDARAFVRFFYSAATECTLDKQGRINLPQSLITHAGLTKACVLIGVSSRIEIWDAERWATSSAEIAENFDSIAENMLDFDF; encoded by the coding sequence ATGTTCATGGGTGAATTTCGTCATTCGATCGATCAAAAGGGTCGCTTGATCATTCCGGCCAAGTTTCGGGATGCATTAGGTGCGAAATTTATTGTGACCCGCGGCATGGACGGCTGCCTATTTGGCTACCCCCAAGCAGAGTGGCAAGCGTTAGAGGAAAAGTTGCGCCAATTACCGCTAACTAAGAAGGATGCACGGGCGTTTGTACGTTTCTTCTACTCAGCTGCAACTGAGTGTACGTTGGATAAGCAGGGACGGATCAATTTACCGCAATCACTGATCACCCACGCCGGTTTAACTAAAGCGTGTGTGTTGATCGGGGTTTCATCGCGAATTGAAATTTGGGATGCTGAGCGTTGGGCTACTTCTAGTGCGGAGATTGCGGAAAACTTTGATTCAATTGCAGAGAATATGTTAGATTTTGATTTTTAG
- a CDS encoding septum site-determining protein MinC: MHNVVLKGHQGGYQLTLKQNGAFTAIIGELGELFAKLSRERSGQDDEQIVGFKINTENRLLTDREKQQIQELIEQYPQFRVEKIESGVMTKAAAKAWKEQDSIHISRLVIRSGQEIQIDGDVLFIGAVHRGGILRATGSVYVVGKIEGVVQAGFPDREEAIVVGDLSQAIQVRIADNVDILADSDQTFTPRSVTYINDLHMLDYGNLDELKAIRPKLYNKIGEA, translated from the coding sequence ATGCATAATGTGGTTTTAAAGGGACATCAAGGCGGCTATCAACTAACCTTAAAACAAAACGGCGCTTTTACAGCAATTATTGGCGAGCTTGGTGAGCTATTTGCTAAGTTAAGTCGTGAGCGCTCGGGTCAAGATGATGAGCAAATCGTTGGCTTTAAAATTAATACTGAGAATCGTTTACTGACCGATCGTGAGAAGCAACAAATTCAAGAACTGATCGAACAATACCCGCAATTTCGGGTCGAAAAAATTGAGTCCGGCGTCATGACGAAAGCGGCAGCGAAGGCTTGGAAAGAGCAAGATAGTATTCACATAAGCCGTTTGGTTATTCGCAGTGGGCAAGAAATTCAGATCGATGGTGATGTCTTGTTTATTGGCGCGGTCCATCGTGGCGGTATTTTACGTGCAACCGGCAGTGTTTACGTGGTTGGTAAAATCGAAGGTGTGGTTCAAGCTGGTTTTCCTGATCGCGAAGAAGCAATTGTGGTTGGTGATCTTAGCCAGGCAATTCAGGTACGGATCGCCGATAACGTTGATATTTTGGCCGATAGTGACCAAACATTTACACCACGCTCAGTTACATATATTAATGATTTACACATGCTTGATTATGGCAACCTGGATGAACTTAAAGCGATTCGTCCAAAGTTATATAACAAGATTGGGGAGGCATAA
- the mreC gene encoding rod shape-determining protein MreC encodes MQKFFSNRKLIIVMIVIIISMGLMAFSVSVRNSEKTPPLVQRFGNDVVGVVDHVVALPANSIKGSFAAVSNLINTYEENGKLKAQLDDLAQTRTRANTLQSENKELKKQLKLDKTLTDYSQLNAAVLTRSPANWQNNLVINKGSLAGVKKNMPVMAGSGLVGRVVEVNGTNSKVELLTTDNQSANRFAAEIITDDGTANGIITGYNQATSQIKMGQLNSDAKIKVGDTVQTSGLGGLTPRGLYIGKVAKVKHDDYGLALSVLIKPAVDLDNFSVVTVIERQLVGD; translated from the coding sequence ATGCAGAAATTTTTCTCAAATCGAAAACTAATCATTGTTATGATCGTTATTATCATCAGTATGGGCTTGATGGCATTTTCGGTCAGTGTACGTAATAGTGAGAAGACACCACCATTAGTCCAGCGTTTCGGTAATGATGTTGTTGGCGTTGTCGATCACGTTGTAGCTTTACCGGCTAATAGTATTAAAGGTAGTTTTGCTGCTGTTTCCAACTTGATCAATACGTATGAAGAAAACGGAAAACTCAAGGCACAATTGGATGATCTAGCGCAGACTAGAACCCGAGCGAATACGTTACAAAGTGAAAATAAAGAACTGAAAAAGCAATTAAAACTTGATAAAACGTTAACGGACTATTCGCAGCTTAATGCAGCAGTTTTGACACGTTCTCCGGCTAATTGGCAGAATAATCTTGTTATTAATAAAGGCAGTTTAGCTGGAGTTAAGAAAAATATGCCAGTTATGGCTGGTTCAGGTCTAGTTGGTCGTGTGGTTGAAGTTAATGGGACTAACTCAAAAGTTGAATTACTCACTACTGACAATCAATCCGCTAATCGTTTCGCGGCTGAGATTATTACTGACGACGGGACGGCTAATGGGATTATTACTGGCTATAATCAAGCAACTAGTCAAATTAAAATGGGCCAACTTAATTCGGATGCTAAAATTAAAGTTGGGGACACGGTGCAAACTTCTGGTTTAGGTGGATTGACGCCACGTGGTTTGTATATTGGCAAAGTGGCTAAAGTTAAGCATGATGATTATGGCTTGGCTTTATCTGTATTGATCAAACCAGCTGTTGATTTAGATAATTTCTCTGTTGTGACGGTAATTGAACGACAACTGGTAGGTGATTAG
- the mreD gene encoding rod shape-determining protein MreD → MRLREKIWISVFLTCLLLLDGSFSYIFGSTLHRFPDTMIIRLVVLGLILVYFFAPDFPHLIWVALVLGLFYDSFYTGVLGVYMFLFPMVIFLTRWIAQFFTPAPLVIGAIYLIDLTVLESFVYGMNTFMGQTTMSLNDFIPNILGPTLALNLVLFIFLYFPLRQLIVRLDSTY, encoded by the coding sequence ATGCGTTTACGCGAAAAAATTTGGATCAGTGTCTTTTTGACATGCTTGTTGCTGCTGGATGGGTCATTCAGCTATATATTTGGTAGCACCTTGCACCGGTTTCCAGATACGATGATTATTCGACTTGTGGTTTTAGGGTTGATCTTAGTCTATTTCTTTGCGCCGGATTTTCCACATTTGATTTGGGTCGCATTAGTTCTTGGTCTGTTTTATGATAGTTTTTACACTGGTGTTTTAGGTGTGTACATGTTTTTATTTCCGATGGTTATTTTTCTAACTCGGTGGATCGCACAATTCTTTACGCCAGCACCGCTGGTGATCGGCGCGATTTATTTAATTGATTTGACGGTCTTGGAAAGTTTTGTGTATGGCATGAATACGTTTATGGGTCAGACGACGATGTCATTGAATGATTTCATTCCCAATATCTTAGGACCGACCTTGGCACTAAATTTAGTTTTGTTTATTTTTCTGTATTTCCCGTTACGTCAGTTGATCGTAAGATTAGATTCGACGTACTAA
- the thiT gene encoding energy-coupled thiamine transporter ThiT gives MSNRHLLVWIEGTVIAALAMALEYLPHAVGPLNVSYGIIPLAVYSLRRGWKAGLSSGLVWGLLDLFLRGFGSGGFLNPLQGLIEYPLAFAVVGLIGFGASPVQHALSRQQRGRVLGYAISTTFFGVLCKYFLHFVAGVFYWGSYAPKGMSPVIYSLVANGGSAILNLVLVSLVVGLLLVSAPHLFMPKNVQTA, from the coding sequence ATGTCTAATCGACATCTATTAGTTTGGATCGAAGGAACCGTGATTGCTGCCTTGGCAATGGCGTTGGAGTATTTACCACATGCGGTGGGCCCATTGAATGTTTCTTACGGAATTATTCCATTGGCAGTCTATAGTTTGCGCCGAGGTTGGAAGGCTGGCTTAAGTTCAGGTTTAGTTTGGGGCTTACTGGATCTCTTTTTACGTGGTTTTGGCAGTGGCGGCTTTCTTAACCCGCTGCAAGGTCTGATCGAATACCCGCTGGCTTTTGCAGTAGTAGGTTTGATCGGTTTTGGTGCTAGCCCAGTGCAACATGCGCTCAGTCGGCAGCAACGTGGACGAGTACTTGGTTATGCAATCAGTACGACATTTTTTGGTGTTTTGTGTAAATATTTCCTTCATTTCGTTGCTGGTGTTTTTTACTGGGGTTCTTATGCACCCAAAGGAATGAGTCCGGTTATTTATTCCTTAGTCGCTAATGGTGGTAGTGCCATTTTAAATTTAGTTTTAGTCAGTTTGGTAGTTGGGTTGTTATTGGTTAGTGCCCCACATCTATTTATGCCTAAAAACGTTCAAACTGCCTAA
- a CDS encoding amino acid ABC transporter ATP-binding protein, with amino-acid sequence MLELKAISKYYGRRLILDQLDLTVNDGEVLAIVGPSGAGKTTLLRCISGLERIDSGQILLDGQAFDPFDNQDKDSVIGVVFQDFQLFPNLSVLDNITLAPMLALKQTKDAAEKQARALLERLALTGKETLYPYQLSGGQKQRVALARALAMKPKILCYDEPTSALDPDLRQEVEKLILGLKADGMTQIVVTHDLEFAENIADAVKRVEALPEK; translated from the coding sequence ATGTTAGAATTAAAAGCAATTAGCAAATATTACGGTCGGCGTTTAATTTTGGATCAGCTTGATCTAACCGTGAATGATGGTGAAGTTTTAGCAATCGTTGGCCCTTCTGGTGCTGGTAAGACAACGCTATTGCGCTGTATCAGTGGTTTGGAACGAATTGATAGTGGTCAGATTCTATTAGACGGACAAGCGTTCGATCCATTTGATAATCAGGATAAAGATAGCGTCATCGGGGTCGTTTTCCAGGATTTCCAATTGTTCCCGAACCTTAGTGTATTAGACAACATTACGTTAGCACCAATGCTGGCTTTAAAGCAGACAAAAGACGCAGCAGAAAAGCAAGCACGCGCCTTGTTAGAGCGATTAGCTTTGACTGGAAAAGAAACCCTTTATCCCTATCAACTCTCTGGCGGGCAGAAACAACGGGTTGCTTTAGCACGAGCATTAGCAATGAAGCCGAAAATTCTCTGTTATGACGAACCAACTAGTGCCCTTGATCCTGACTTACGACAAGAAGTTGAAAAATTGATCCTCGGCTTAAAAGCTGACGGTATGACGCAAATCGTGGTCACCCATGATTTAGAATTCGCGGAAAACATTGCCGATGCAGTTAAACGAGTCGAGGCATTGCCAGAAAAATAG
- a CDS encoding DUF4044 domain-containing protein produces MKKEKTSGFAKLTKIVVWIMLIATLGGMVITAVAAFQ; encoded by the coding sequence ATGAAAAAAGAAAAAACTAGCGGTTTCGCAAAATTAACTAAAATCGTTGTTTGGATCATGTTGATTGCAACGCTTGGTGGCATGGTCATAACTGCCGTCGCAGCTTTTCAATAA
- the minD gene encoding septum site-determining protein MinD: MGTAIVVTSGKGGVGKTTTSANLGTALALQNKKVCLMDLDIGLRNLDVVLGLENRIIYDIVDVAQGRAKLHQALVKDKRFEDNLYLLPAAQNTDKDALMPDEVKAIVDELKEDYDFVILDCPAGIEQGFQNAIAGADCAIVVTTPEISAVRDADRVVGLLEQAEMAQEPRLIINRIRQHMMNEGDVMDIDEITRHLSIALLGIVLDDDGVIMSSNHGDPIVLDPKNPASQGYRNIARRILGETVPLMSIKEEKVGFWKRLFGNRN; the protein is encoded by the coding sequence ATGGGAACGGCAATCGTAGTAACATCCGGTAAAGGCGGCGTTGGTAAGACGACCACTAGTGCCAATTTAGGGACTGCATTGGCTTTACAAAATAAAAAAGTTTGTTTGATGGATCTAGATATTGGCTTGCGTAATTTAGATGTGGTTTTAGGTCTAGAAAATCGCATTATTTATGATATTGTTGATGTCGCGCAAGGTCGAGCTAAATTACATCAGGCTTTAGTCAAAGACAAGCGTTTTGAGGATAACTTATACTTATTACCTGCAGCACAGAATACGGATAAGGATGCTTTAATGCCTGACGAAGTTAAAGCAATTGTCGATGAATTGAAGGAAGACTATGACTTCGTTATTTTGGATTGTCCTGCAGGAATCGAACAAGGTTTCCAGAATGCAATTGCTGGTGCAGATTGTGCGATTGTGGTCACTACACCGGAGATTTCGGCTGTTCGTGATGCTGATCGAGTAGTTGGCTTATTGGAACAAGCTGAAATGGCCCAAGAACCACGTTTGATCATCAATCGCATTCGTCAGCATATGATGAATGAAGGGGACGTGATGGATATTGACGAGATCACGCGCCATTTATCGATCGCATTATTAGGTATTGTGTTAGATGATGATGGTGTGATTATGTCATCTAATCATGGCGATCCCATTGTGCTGGATCCTAAGAATCCAGCTAGTCAAGGTTACCGTAATATTGCGCGGCGTATTTTGGGTGAAACGGTACCGTTAATGTCGATCAAGGAAGAGAAGGTTGGTTTCTGGAAACGTCTTTTCGGTAATCGCAACTAA
- a CDS encoding DUF3397 family protein: MLVLGLLMPVIGLIIGGVLHKTHIKWRMTPIDWLTLSLLIASDILILVRYHYQAISLLIMILASVAICVAIGLAWRRGEILYHTFFKLWWRLLFIPSVIAYLVLIVLQWC, from the coding sequence ATGCTTGTACTGGGACTATTGATGCCAGTGATAGGTTTGATTATTGGTGGTGTATTGCACAAAACACATATTAAATGGCGCATGACGCCAATCGATTGGTTGACGCTTAGTTTACTGATTGCCAGTGATATTTTAATTTTGGTTCGTTATCATTATCAAGCAATTAGTTTGTTGATCATGATCCTAGCGTCTGTAGCAATCTGTGTTGCCATTGGTTTAGCCTGGCGGCGGGGAGAGATTCTTTACCACACCTTTTTTAAACTATGGTGGCGGTTGCTATTCATACCAAGTGTCATTGCATATTTAGTGCTAATCGTATTGCAATGGTGTTAA
- a CDS encoding magnesium transporter CorA family protein: MINYFNTTDGQITPIPAYQRNCWVNVERPSAAEIKHLQTRFNLPVTYLTAALDDKENPRTEGTEQSIIERPALILVRFPHESVSPLGYNEYTTYPFAIILTAEVLITVCNHPAVFIQDFLFHQPQLNINNHERFTLKLVWFIHKSYLNCLDENSHTMDTMEKNLTIATENNDLFQLTAMQKSLIHFQWALRKNRQLLTQLQASEFYFETAPFSELLSDILIESEQAATMTAQQKQIIDEYNTTVSAIVSNNLNIIMKVLTSITIILTIPTIIGGIYGMNVHLPGASSARAFTFIILGTIVVSWLAAWWLRRRNFF, from the coding sequence GTGATCAATTATTTCAATACTACTGATGGACAAATAACACCGATTCCCGCTTATCAACGCAATTGCTGGGTCAATGTCGAGCGACCAAGTGCTGCTGAAATCAAACACCTACAAACTCGCTTTAATTTACCGGTTACTTATTTAACTGCAGCGCTAGATGATAAAGAGAATCCACGGACTGAAGGAACCGAACAATCGATTATCGAACGACCAGCATTGATCCTGGTTCGTTTTCCACATGAATCGGTTAGTCCCTTAGGTTATAACGAATACACAACTTATCCTTTCGCCATTATTCTGACCGCAGAAGTATTGATTACGGTTTGCAATCATCCAGCAGTGTTTATCCAAGACTTTCTGTTTCATCAACCCCAATTAAACATCAACAACCACGAACGCTTCACGTTAAAACTAGTCTGGTTTATTCATAAAAGCTATCTTAATTGTTTAGATGAAAATAGTCATACAATGGATACCATGGAAAAAAACTTAACCATTGCTACCGAAAATAACGACCTTTTTCAGCTGACTGCCATGCAAAAAAGCTTGATCCACTTTCAATGGGCACTGCGTAAAAACCGTCAGCTGCTGACCCAATTGCAAGCCAGTGAATTTTACTTTGAGACTGCACCTTTTAGCGAATTACTTAGTGATATTTTAATTGAAAGTGAGCAAGCGGCCACCATGACTGCCCAGCAGAAACAAATCATTGATGAGTACAATACCACGGTCAGTGCAATCGTTTCTAATAATCTAAATATCATTATGAAAGTGTTAACTTCGATCACCATCATTTTGACCATTCCAACGATCATCGGTGGGATTTACGGGATGAATGTACACTTGCCAGGTGCTAGTAGTGCGCGGGCCTTCACCTTTATCATTTTGGGAACAATCGTCGTCTCTTGGCTAGCTGCTTGGTGGTTACGCCGCCGCAATTTTTTCTGA
- a CDS encoding amino acid ABC transporter permease has protein sequence MNILATQWHYAWQIMPSLFDGIKMTLSLFFFTLIGSIPLGIIVGLGRASKFKLIRNILGIYVWIMRGTPLLLQLIFVFYGLPIVGIVFQRYDAALFAFIINYGAYFAEIFRGGLQSIDHGQYESAKVLRLTYWQTVQKIILPQVMKIVLPSIGNEVINLVKDSSLVYVIGLGDLLRAGNVATARDVTLLPLVLVGIGYLLLTAILTLAQRKIEQHYSYYK, from the coding sequence ATGAATATCTTAGCAACACAATGGCATTATGCATGGCAGATTATGCCGTCTTTATTTGATGGTATCAAAATGACATTATCATTATTTTTCTTCACGTTGATCGGTTCGATTCCGCTGGGGATTATTGTTGGACTGGGACGCGCCTCAAAGTTTAAGCTGATTCGTAATATTCTTGGAATTTATGTCTGGATCATGCGTGGGACGCCGCTATTATTACAATTGATTTTTGTTTTTTATGGATTACCAATTGTCGGAATCGTGTTCCAACGTTATGATGCGGCGTTATTCGCTTTTATCATCAATTACGGGGCTTATTTTGCAGAAATTTTCCGTGGTGGCTTACAATCGATCGATCATGGTCAGTATGAAAGTGCTAAGGTATTGCGCTTAACTTATTGGCAAACCGTTCAAAAAATTATCTTACCGCAAGTCATGAAAATTGTTTTACCGTCGATTGGGAATGAGGTCATTAATTTAGTTAAGGATTCATCCTTGGTTTACGTCATCGGCTTAGGCGATTTGTTGCGTGCTGGTAATGTCGCAACAGCGCGAGATGTAACTCTGCTGCCGCTAGTTTTAGTGGGTATCGGTTACTTATTATTGACGGCCATTTTGACACTGGCGCAACGCAAGATCGAGCAGCATTACAGTTATTATAAATAG
- a CDS encoding rod shape-determining protein: MFGLGTKNIGIDLGTANTLVYIDGKGIVLREPSVVAKNTKTGEVVAVGTEARDMIGRTPGSIVAIRPMKDGVIADYDTTAAMMKYFMEKSQGRGAGKPYVMVCVPSGVTEVEKRAVIDATRVAGARDAYVIEEPFAAAIGAGLPVMDPTGSMVVDIGGGTTDVATISLGGIVSSRSIRMAGDKFDEAVIYYIRQHFNLLIGERTAEDVKMQIGSASLEKAAEIEGMTVRGRDLISGLPKTVDIEAVDIAKALQEVVSEIITAIKETLEETSPEIAADVIDHGIVLTGGGAMLKNLPEVIADATKVPVFVAQAPLDCVAIGTGESLKNIDIMKKR, translated from the coding sequence GTGTTCGGATTAGGCACAAAGAATATTGGAATTGACCTCGGAACAGCCAATACATTGGTTTATATTGATGGTAAAGGAATCGTGCTGCGTGAGCCTTCCGTTGTTGCCAAAAATACGAAGACTGGTGAAGTGGTTGCTGTTGGTACCGAAGCACGCGATATGATTGGACGGACGCCAGGTAGCATTGTTGCTATTCGGCCGATGAAAGATGGTGTTATCGCGGATTATGATACGACAGCAGCAATGATGAAATACTTTATGGAAAAATCACAGGGGCGTGGTGCGGGTAAGCCATACGTCATGGTTTGTGTTCCAAGCGGCGTGACTGAAGTTGAAAAGCGTGCCGTTATTGATGCAACACGTGTGGCTGGTGCCCGTGACGCTTATGTGATCGAAGAACCATTTGCGGCAGCAATTGGTGCTGGTTTGCCAGTGATGGATCCTACCGGTAGCATGGTTGTTGATATTGGTGGCGGAACCACTGATGTTGCGACGATTTCCTTAGGTGGCATTGTGTCCAGTCGTTCGATTCGGATGGCTGGTGACAAATTTGACGAAGCAGTGATCTATTATATTCGGCAACATTTTAATTTATTGATTGGGGAACGTACTGCAGAAGATGTTAAGATGCAGATTGGTTCAGCGTCATTAGAAAAAGCTGCTGAAATTGAAGGAATGACTGTGCGGGGTCGTGACTTGATCTCTGGCTTACCTAAAACCGTCGATATTGAAGCTGTTGACATTGCTAAAGCGCTACAAGAAGTTGTTAGCGAGATCATCACAGCAATCAAAGAAACACTGGAAGAAACTTCGCCAGAAATTGCTGCCGATGTAATTGATCACGGTATTGTGTTAACTGGTGGTGGAGCAATGCTAAAAAACTTGCCTGAGGTCATTGCTGATGCAACTAAAGTACCGGTTTTTGTTGCCCAAGCACCGTTGGATTGTGTGGCTATTGGCACTGGTGAATCGCTAAAAAACATCGATATTATGAAAAAACGTTAA
- a CDS encoding amino acid ABC transporter substrate-binding protein, which translates to MRKKILGALLAILMLFSTISLTGCSRQSANADSWSTIQKRKTVIVGLDDSFVPMGFRAKSGQLKGFDIDLARAVFKKYNIKVDFQTIDWSMNATELRNHTIDLIWNGYTITPQRKKVVRFSAPYLENKQILVTMKKDKINSFAGMKGKVLGVQTGSSGYSSLEAEPNLLKNYIKNQTPVLYSTFNDAFIDLNANRIQGLLIDRVYANYYIDHQSNRADYQVTQGKFASEDFAVGMRKSDKTLQRKINQAMKELYRDGTMKKISYKWFGEDDTIPQK; encoded by the coding sequence ATGCGCAAAAAAATACTGGGAGCTTTACTGGCGATCTTAATGCTTTTTAGTACAATCAGCCTAACTGGTTGCTCACGGCAAAGTGCTAATGCTGATTCTTGGTCGACAATCCAAAAACGGAAAACGGTTATTGTCGGTTTAGATGACAGCTTTGTACCGATGGGATTTCGTGCTAAAAGTGGACAATTAAAGGGCTTTGACATTGATTTAGCGCGGGCCGTTTTTAAAAAGTACAATATTAAAGTTGATTTTCAAACGATCGATTGGTCGATGAATGCAACTGAATTACGTAATCACACGATTGATTTAATTTGGAACGGCTATACGATCACACCGCAACGTAAAAAGGTTGTTCGTTTCAGCGCACCTTACTTGGAAAATAAGCAAATTTTAGTAACGATGAAGAAAGATAAAATTAACAGCTTTGCCGGTATGAAGGGTAAAGTACTGGGGGTACAAACGGGTTCATCTGGCTACTCAAGTTTAGAAGCAGAGCCCAATTTATTGAAGAATTATATTAAGAATCAAACTCCCGTGTTATATAGTACGTTCAACGATGCGTTTATTGATCTAAACGCCAATCGGATCCAAGGGTTACTGATCGATCGAGTATACGCAAATTATTATATCGATCATCAATCTAATCGTGCGGACTATCAAGTTACTCAAGGCAAGTTTGCTTCTGAGGATTTTGCGGTTGGGATGCGTAAATCAGATAAAACTTTGCAGCGCAAGATCAATCAAGCGATGAAGGAATTATATCGTGATGGTACGATGAAGAAGATCAGTTATAAATGGTTTGGGGAAGATGACACAATTCCGCAGAAATAA